From the Niveibacterium microcysteis genome, the window CCGTCTCGGGGGATGCACGCAGCGCGGCCAGGTGCGCACGCAGGGTCTTTACCTTGCCCTTGTCGAAAAACCACAGGGTGCAGGGCAGCGTGACCGTGTAGAACATGTTGGGGCCTACGGCCACCATCACGTCCACGGCGCGCGCCTGGATCAGCTTCTGGCGCAGCTCCTGTTCCGACGAACGGGCGTCGGAGGCAGAGTTCGCCATCACAAAGCCGGCGCGGCCCTTGGCGTTGAGCGACGAGTAGAAAAGCTGAATCCAGAGGTAGTTGGCGTTATCGGTGCGCGGCAGGCCAAACGGGAAGCGCCGGCCTTCGCCGACCATGCCTTCCAGTCGTTCCTTATCCACCGCATTGACGTTGAACGGCGGATTGGCGAGGACGAAGTCGAACTGCCCGGTGGCGTTGTGCGGGTCGTCGTAGTAGCTATTGACGTTGCCGCCGTGGCGGATGTCCCCCTCCAGGCCATGCACGGCCAGGTTGAGGCGGCACAGGCGGCCGGTCTCGTCGGTCTTCTCCACGCCGCAGATGGCGAGCTCTGCAGCGGGGTTGTGCTTGTGCTCAGCCACGAAGCGCGCCGACTGCACGAACATGCCGCCCGAGCCGCAGGCTGGGTCCAGGATGCGGCCATGGAAGGGCTCGATGATTTCGGTGAGCAGCTTCACGATGCTGCTGGGCGTGTAGAACTCGCCGCCCTTCTGGCCCTCGGTGC encodes:
- a CDS encoding type I restriction-modification system subunit M, whose translation is MQWIAPSEKDTASATLEKRLWDAADQFRANSGLKAQEYSGPILGLIFLRFAAVQFAAQRAKLEAAGASSRRGSRVDEPAAYHAEGVLFLSPEARFEYLLTLPEAADVGAQVNAAMREIEKHNAQLAGVLPKTYNLFTSTLLKELLKKVSEIPASVDYDAFGRIYEYFLGEFARTEGQKGGEFYTPSSIVKLLTEIIEPFHGRILDPACGSGGMFVQSARFVAEHKHNPAAELAICGVEKTDETGRLCRLNLAVHGLEGDIRHGGNVNSYYDDPHNATGQFDFVLANPPFNVNAVDKERLEGMVGEGRRFPFGLPRTDNANYLWIQLFYSSLNAKGRAGFVMANSASDARSSEQELRQKLIQARAVDVMVAVGPNMFYTVTLPCTLWFFDKGKVKTLRAHLAALRASPETDWAQEEKLANAALADCRKVARNGSRAAVIPLLDFHRCTGA